From Pseudoalteromonas sp. Scap06:
CATATAGTTTAGCCACTTGTGAGCGGCGAAAAAGTCTAAAACTCGAAGGGGTTGTAGCATACTTAGAGCGGTAGTTAATAATAACTACCTGTGGTTTTAATTGAAAAACATTGGATTTTTATAAATGAAAACGTTTGTTGCTAAACCAGAAACAGTAAAACGTGACTGGTACGTAGTTGACGCTGAAGATAAAACTTTAGGTCGCATCGCTACTGAAATCGCTCATCGCCTACGCGGTAAGCACAAAGCTGAGTACACACCACACGTAGATACTGGTGATTACATCATCGTTATCAACGCTGAGAAAGTTACTGTTACTGGTAACAAATTCAAAGATAAAGTGTACTACGCTCACTCTGGTTTCCCAGGTGGTCTTAAGTCTACTACTTTTGATAAACTTCAAGCTGCAAAGCCTGAAATGATCATCGAAAAAGCTGTTAAAGGCATGTTGCCACGTGGTCCTTTAGGCCGCGCTATGTTCCGCAAACTTAAAGTTTACGCGGGTACTGAGCATAACCATGCTGCACAACAGCCTCAGGTTCTAGACATTTAAGGAGCACTATCATGGCAAATCAATACTACGGTACAGGTCGTCGTAAAAGTTCAAGTGCTCGCGTATTCTTACGCCCAGGCACTGGTAACATCGTAATCAACAAGCGCTCTTTAGAAGAGTACTTTGGTCGCGAAACAGCACGCATGGTTGTTCGTCAAGCTCTTGAGCTTGTAGACATGACTGAAAAATTTGACCTTCACATCACCGTTGCCGGTGGTGGTACTACTGGTCAAGCTGGTGCTATCCGTCACGGTATCACTCGTGCACTTATGGAGTTTGACGAGTCACTACGTCCACAACTTCGTAAAGCAGGTTTCGTTACTCGTGATGCACGTAAAGTTGAACGTAAGAAAGTGGGTCTTAAGAAAGCGCGTAAGCGTCCACAGTTCTCAAAACGTTAATTTTTACGTTATCAAGAATTCAAAAACCCAGCTTATGCTGGGTTTTTTGTTTTGTAGCTATAAGATTTTGGTTCAAGGTTCAAGGTTCAAGGTTCAAGGTTCAAGGTTCAAGGTTCAAGCTATAAGTTTGATCTAAGCTTTGTGTCTTTCTTATTTTATAGTTATAAGTTAAGCATGTTTTAGCTGACTGGTTATGTTATGAGGTTTGAAGATTTAAGGGTATGGCAACGTTCAGCCGATTTAGCTTGCGAGATTTATTTACATTTTAAGCAGAGCAAAGAGTTTGGTTTAAAAGATCAAATAACACGATCTGCACTTTCAATTTCTTCAAATATAGCAGAGGGTTATGAACGAATAACTCCTAAAGATTATATTCGATTTTTATCATACTCTAAGGGGAGTTGTGGAGAATTACGCTCTCAAATTTACATTGCACTAAAAATAGGTGAAGTTGACACGACAGAGGCTAGTGAATGGATTGAGGAGACTCGTGAACTTTCCCGTATGATTTCAGCATTGATGAAATCAATCGATGCTTGGGATTAAGAGGTTCAAAATTAAATATTCATTCAAAAATATATGAGTATGTTTGACCTTTAACCTTTAACCTTTAACCTTCAATTCTCCCCTTACGACTAATGTCGACATTAGCTTGATCAAAATAGGCAAAGCATGCGTATTTATTGAACGAAAGCTTAAAAATGACCGACTAACGCAAAAAAAGTTAAATAATTATCGCAATTAGTTTAAATCCATCAGTTAATTGGTGAATTTTTTTGCTACAATTGGCGGGCAAATAAAGTGAATGAGTTTAATGTCGCCAAATTCAGTTGTTACTGTACTTAGTTGGTGAGATTGTACTTGTTTACAAATTGTTTTTACGGAAGCGATACTATAGTCATTTGGTTTCATACTCGAGCTTACTTAATCAACTATTTGAGCAAGTCAGGTTTATTCGAGCAGGAGGCTGTGAATAACCTTGTTTTAAACAAGGGTTTTAATTATGATCGTTTCTCTTTTAAAATTCGAAAAATTAACCTGCTGTAACTGATGTTCTCAATATAGCAAGTGTTGAGAATCATAGTGGAGATAAGTGGATGAGCAATGCGCCTGTAGACAATGGCCGACGTCGCTTTTTAACCATAGCTACCTCTGTTGTTGGTGGTGTTGGTGCGGCTGGGGCTGCTGTTCCTTTTATTGCGTCTTGGAATCCAAGTGAGCGAGCTAAATCTGCGGGTGCGCCTGTAGAAGTAGATATCAGCAAACTTGAGCCAGGACAATTAATACGTGTCGAGTGGCGTGGTAAACCTGTATGGGTTGTATCACGTACCCCAAAAATGCTTGAGCAGATGAAAGAACATGAAGGTCAACTTCGTGATCCGCAATCGCAAGAGCCACAACAATTAGAATCATCAACCAATGATTTCCGTTCATTACGCCCAGAGATTTTTGTCGCTGTAGGTATTTGTACGCATTTGGGTTGTTCACCTAGCTTTTTACAAGGTGGCTTTGGTGAGAAAGTGGAAGGGACTGATGATGGTTTTTACTGTCCATGTCACGGTTCTAAGTTTGATATGGCTGGCCGTGTATTCCAATCGGTACCTGCACCATTAAATTTAGAAATTCCACCATATACTTTTCTTGATGAGACCACTATTTTAGTGGGCGAAGAACAAGGGGTGGCCTAATGTTTGGTAAAATTGTTGAGTGGATAGACGACCGTATCCCAATGACACGTGTTTGGAATATGCACATTGCACAGTATCCAGCACCGAAAAACTTTAACTTCTGGTACTTCTTCGGCTCTCTAGCTATGTTAGTACTAGTAAACCAAATACTTACAGGTATTTGGTTAACGATGAACTATGTACCATCTGCTGAAGGTGCATTTGCATCAGTAGAATACATCATGCGTGATGTAGAGTACGGTTGGTTATTACGTTATTTGCATTCAACGGGTGCATCTGCGTTTTTCATCGTTGTTTACATGCACATGTTCCGTGGCATGATATACGGTTCTTACCAAAAACCACGTGAATTACTGTGGTTATTCGGTATGTTCATTTTCTTAGCCCTAATGGCTGAAGCATTCATGGGTTACTTATTACCATGGGGCCAAATGTCGTTCTGGGGTGCACAGGTAATCATTTCATTATTCGGGGCTATCCCGGTTATTGGTGATGACTTAACACTGTGGATCCGTGGTGACTATGTAATTTCAGGTGCAACGCTTAACCGCTTCTTCGCATTACACGTAATTGCACTGCCATTGGTTATTGTTATCTTAGTATTTTTACACATTGTTGCACTACACGAAGTGGGTTCTAATAACCCAGACGGTATTGATAACAAACGTAAAAAAGGAACTGTGGCTGAAGAAGACAAGCCTAAATTTAAGTTCCATGAATACTACACTGATAAAAAAGACATTATTGATGCGATTCCGTTCCACCCTTATTACACAGTAAAAGATATTGTGGGCGTGGTTGGTTTCTTAATCTTGTTCTGCTGGGTTGTGTTCTTTATGCCTGCTATGGGTGGTTTCTTCTTAGAAGCGCCAAACTTTGAAGCAGCTAACCCACTTAAAACACCAGAGCATATTTTCCCTGTTTGGTACTTCACGCCATTCTATGCAATCTTACGTGCAATCCCTGACAAACTAATGGGTGTTGCAGCAATGGGTGCATCAATTGTTGTGCTAGCATTATTACCTTGGATTGACCGTGGTTCGGTTCGTTCAGTTCGTTACCGTTGTGGTTTCCACAAATGGAACATTGCAGGTTTTGTTGTTACTTTCGTTCTTTTAGGTTGGGTTGGTGCTACACCACAAACTGATTTTAAAACGATTGTTTCGCAAGTCTGTACTGTGACTTACTTTATGTTCTTCGTACTGTTATTCGTTTACAGTAAGAATGAAAAAACTAAGCCATTGCCTGAGAGGTTAACGAAATGATGAAAAAGCTATTAATAGGTTTATTTGCTTTATCAGTAAACGTGTTACCTGCAATGGCGGCAGGCCCGTCAGTTCCTCTAATGGAAGCGGGTAACGATATATCTGATCAACCTTCTTTGCAGCGTGGCGCAAAGTTGTTCATGAACTACTGTCTTGGTTGTCACCAAATGCAGTATCAACGTTATGAACGTACTTTCCGTGACATTGGTATTCCAACAGAGATTGGTCAAGAGCAACTTATTTTTGATGGTTCAAAAGTGGGTGGTCATATCCTTAACGCGATGGCAAAAGAAGATGCTGCAAAATGGTTTGGTGCGGCTCCGCCGGATCTAACTAACGTTGCGCGTGTGCGTGGCAGTGATTGGATTTACACCTATTTAAAATCGTTTTACAAAGATGAATCTCGTCCGTTTGGCGTAAATAATACGTTATTCCCATCGGTGGGTATGCCACATGTTCTTCAAGAGTTGCAAGGTGTTCCTACTGCAATTACTGAAGAAGTAACAGTAGATGGTAAAACAACCACTCATATTACTGGTACAAAAACAGATGGTACGGGTGAATTAAGTGTAGATGAATATGACCAAGCAGTTCGTGATTTAACGAATTTCCTAGAGTATGTAGGTGAACCTACACGTCTCGAGTCGGAAGCGCTAGGTATTAAGGTAATCGGATTTTTAATTATCCTATTTATCTTGGCATTTATGCTGAAGAAAGAATACTGGAGAGATGTTCATTAAGTTTGAACATATTTAAAGGTAATTTTGCAATAGGGGCTTAAGCCCCTATTGCTGTTTTAGTTATTTAATGGAGGTAGGCATGGCCGTAGCTGCCAATAAGCGCCCTGTAATGACCCTTTTTTCTGGTGCTAACTGTATGTATAGCCACCAAGTACGCATTGTACTTGCTGAAAAAGGTGTAAGTGTAGATATTCATATGGCTGAAAAGGATAACCTGCCAGAAGCACTTCACGAAATTAACCCTTACGGCACAGTGCCAACACTGATTGACCGTGAGCTTGGTTTATATCAGGCAAACATCATCATGGAATACCTTGATGAACGTTTTCCTCATCCTCCACTAATGCCTGTATATCCGGTCATGCGTGGTCGTAGTCGATTAATGATGCACCGTATTGATACTGATTGGTACAGCCTAGCTGAAAAAATCATTAACAACACATCTGATGCCGCGCAAGCTCGTAAAGAGCTGACAGAAGCATTACTTGCAATAGCACCAATCTTTAGTGAAGCGCCTTACTTTATGAGTGAAGAGTTTAGCTTAGTTGATTGTTACTTAGCACCACTATTATGGCGTTTACCAGAGTTTGGTATTGAGCTTAATGGTGCAGGCTCTAAAGAACTTAAAGAGTATATGATCCGTTTATTTGAACGTGAATCATTCCAAGCTTCTTTAACTGAAGCAGAGCGTGAGATCCGTTTATAATGACTTCTAATCGTCCTTATTTACTACGCGCTTTTTTTGATTGGATTGTTGATAACGAATGCACGCCACACTTAGTGGTGAATGCTGACTTTCCTGCAGTGCAAGTGCCAACACAGTTTGTCCAAGATGGCCAAATTGTATTGAACATAAGCCCTTCGGCGGTTACGCAGTTTTCGTTAGATAATACTCAGCTTAGCTTTAACGCGCGCTTTGGCGGCCAGCCAA
This genomic window contains:
- the rplM gene encoding 50S ribosomal protein L13, whose product is MKTFVAKPETVKRDWYVVDAEDKTLGRIATEIAHRLRGKHKAEYTPHVDTGDYIIVINAEKVTVTGNKFKDKVYYAHSGFPGGLKSTTFDKLQAAKPEMIIEKAVKGMLPRGPLGRAMFRKLKVYAGTEHNHAAQQPQVLDI
- the rpsI gene encoding 30S ribosomal protein S9; the encoded protein is MMANQYYGTGRRKSSSARVFLRPGTGNIVINKRSLEEYFGRETARMVVRQALELVDMTEKFDLHITVAGGGTTGQAGAIRHGITRALMEFDESLRPQLRKAGFVTRDARKVERKKVGLKKARKRPQFSKR
- a CDS encoding four helix bundle protein; protein product: MRFEDLRVWQRSADLACEIYLHFKQSKEFGLKDQITRSALSISSNIAEGYERITPKDYIRFLSYSKGSCGELRSQIYIALKIGEVDTTEASEWIEETRELSRMISALMKSIDAWD
- the petA gene encoding ubiquinol-cytochrome c reductase iron-sulfur subunit; this encodes MSNAPVDNGRRRFLTIATSVVGGVGAAGAAVPFIASWNPSERAKSAGAPVEVDISKLEPGQLIRVEWRGKPVWVVSRTPKMLEQMKEHEGQLRDPQSQEPQQLESSTNDFRSLRPEIFVAVGICTHLGCSPSFLQGGFGEKVEGTDDGFYCPCHGSKFDMAGRVFQSVPAPLNLEIPPYTFLDETTILVGEEQGVA
- a CDS encoding cytochrome b N-terminal domain-containing protein; this translates as MFGKIVEWIDDRIPMTRVWNMHIAQYPAPKNFNFWYFFGSLAMLVLVNQILTGIWLTMNYVPSAEGAFASVEYIMRDVEYGWLLRYLHSTGASAFFIVVYMHMFRGMIYGSYQKPRELLWLFGMFIFLALMAEAFMGYLLPWGQMSFWGAQVIISLFGAIPVIGDDLTLWIRGDYVISGATLNRFFALHVIALPLVIVILVFLHIVALHEVGSNNPDGIDNKRKKGTVAEEDKPKFKFHEYYTDKKDIIDAIPFHPYYTVKDIVGVVGFLILFCWVVFFMPAMGGFFLEAPNFEAANPLKTPEHIFPVWYFTPFYAILRAIPDKLMGVAAMGASIVVLALLPWIDRGSVRSVRYRCGFHKWNIAGFVVTFVLLGWVGATPQTDFKTIVSQVCTVTYFMFFVLLFVYSKNEKTKPLPERLTK
- a CDS encoding cytochrome c1; its protein translation is MMKKLLIGLFALSVNVLPAMAAGPSVPLMEAGNDISDQPSLQRGAKLFMNYCLGCHQMQYQRYERTFRDIGIPTEIGQEQLIFDGSKVGGHILNAMAKEDAAKWFGAAPPDLTNVARVRGSDWIYTYLKSFYKDESRPFGVNNTLFPSVGMPHVLQELQGVPTAITEEVTVDGKTTTHITGTKTDGTGELSVDEYDQAVRDLTNFLEYVGEPTRLESEALGIKVIGFLIILFILAFMLKKEYWRDVH
- the sspA gene encoding stringent starvation protein SspA is translated as MAVAANKRPVMTLFSGANCMYSHQVRIVLAEKGVSVDIHMAEKDNLPEALHEINPYGTVPTLIDRELGLYQANIIMEYLDERFPHPPLMPVYPVMRGRSRLMMHRIDTDWYSLAEKIINNTSDAAQARKELTEALLAIAPIFSEAPYFMSEEFSLVDCYLAPLLWRLPEFGIELNGAGSKELKEYMIRLFERESFQASLTEAEREIRL
- a CDS encoding ClpXP protease specificity-enhancing factor; amino-acid sequence: MTSNRPYLLRAFFDWIVDNECTPHLVVNADFPAVQVPTQFVQDGQIVLNISPSAVTQFSLDNTQLSFNARFGGQPMQVYVPLGAVLAIYARENGEGTVFTADEFLEDEDDFAPELESVDSSPEIVDETPAPKPEKKKGSHLRVIK